One genomic window of Haliotis asinina isolate JCU_RB_2024 chromosome 4, JCU_Hal_asi_v2, whole genome shotgun sequence includes the following:
- the LOC137281669 gene encoding serine-enriched protein-like → MPELCDVTFLVGSDRVPVHGVKAILATRSRSFYQLVLHHQKQSEMATTTRKISKKQKSSPHSNTLVIHVPDYGTETFRRFITFVHSGKVKVDVNHVVGLLCASEEFHLPDLRTACKDFINRCQGHGQIRKLVATARQYQNKTPAQKLLSELP, encoded by the exons ATGCCCGAACTGTGTGACGTCACTTTCCTTGTTGGCAGTGATCGAGTTCCGGTTCATGGGGTCAAGGCCATTCTAGCAACTCGTAGCAG GTCTTTTTATCAACTAGTCCTGCATCACCAAAAACAGTCTGAGATGGCGACGACAACTAGGAAGATATCCAAGAAACAAAAATCTTCTCCACACTCAAACACGCTTGTCATTCACGTTCCTGACTACGGGACAGAAACGTTCCGAAGGTTCATCACTTTTGTCCATTCtggcaaggtcaaggtcgatgTCAACCATGTTGTTG GTCTTCTTTGCGCATCAGAGGAGTTTCACCTTCCGGATCTTCGCACTGCTTGCAAGGACTTTATAAACAGATGTCAAGGTCATGGACAGATTAGAAAGCTTGTAGCAACAGCCAGacaatatcaaaacaaaacacccGCTCAAAAGTTACTGTCTGAG TTGCCATGA
- the LOC137282105 gene encoding serine-enriched protein-like has translation MPDLCDVTFLVGEDRVPVHGVKAILATRSRSLYQLILHYQKQSELAKTAKKIFKKQKPSPYSNTLVIHVPDYEAETFRRFITFVHSGKVKVDINHVVGLLCASEQFQLPDLRIACKDFIDRCQGHGQKKKLAATARLYLHKIPAQKLLDEPDVWGIFAGPHCSTFVALITVQCWKLLQVRDSYTLSGSSH, from the exons ATGCCCGACTTATGTGACGTCACATTCCTTGTTGGTGAAGATCGAGTTCCGGTTCATGGGGTCAAGGCCATTCTAGCAACTCGTAGCAG GTCTTTATATCAGCTAATCCTGCATTACCAAAAACAGTCGGAGCTGGCGAAAACAGCAAAGAAGATATTCAAGAAACAGAAGCCCTCTCCCTACTCAAATACGCTCGTCATCCACGTCCCTGACTACGAGGCGGAGACTTTCAGAAGGTTCATCACCTTCGTCCATTCAGGCAAGGTTAAGGTCGACATCAACCATGTTGTCG GTCTTCTTTGCGCGTCAGAGCAGTTTCAACTTCCGGATCTTCGCATTGCTTGCAAGGACTTCATAGACAGATGTCAAGGTCatggacagaaaaaaaaactTGCAGCAACAGCCAGACTGTATCTACACAAAATACCCGCTCAAAAGCTCCTGGATGAG CCAGATGTCTGGGGCATCTTCGCAGGACCTCACTGCAGCACCTTTGTTGCCCTCATCACCGTGCAGTGCTGGAAGCTTCTCCAAGTTCGAGACTCTTATACGTTGTCTGGATCCTCTCATTGA